In Citrus sinensis cultivar Valencia sweet orange chromosome 2, DVS_A1.0, whole genome shotgun sequence, a single genomic region encodes these proteins:
- the LOC102617818 gene encoding purple acid phosphatase 8-like, with product MSLTLIITFIALLGSLYVFCPSSAELPWFEHPAKPDGSLSFLVVGDWGRRGAYNQTKVAHQMGIVGEKLKIDFIISTGDNFYDDGLTGVDDAAFFESFVNIYTAPSLAKQWYNVLGNHDYRGDVEAQLSPVLRDIDSRWLCLRSFIVNAEIAEFIFVDTTPFVNKYFTDPEDHVYDWSGIQPRKSYLANLLKDVDSALKESTAKWKIVVGHHTIKSSGHHGNTHELNLQLLPILQENEVDLYINGHDHCLERISSTESGIQFLTSGGGSKAWKGDIDWWNPKEDKFYYDGQGFMSVQITPTEVDVAFYDIFGNVIHKWSTSKQLYSAL from the exons ATGAGCCTAACACTTATTATTACGTTCATTGCTCTTCTAGGCAGCTTGTACGTTTTTTGCCCCTCATCAGCTGAGCTTCCATGGTTCGAACACCCGGCCAAACCCGACGGGTCTCTGAGCTTTCTGGTCGTCGGAGATTGGGGAAGAAGAGGGGCCTACAACCAAACTAAAGTTGCCCACCag ATGGGAATAGTGGGAGAGAAGCTGAAGATTGATTTCATAATATCAACCGgagataatttttatgatgatgGACTGACCGGTGTGGACGATGCCGCATTCTTTGAATCATTTGTCAATATCTACACTGCTCCAAGCTTGGCAAAACAATGGTATAATG tTCTGGGCAATCATGATTATAGAGGCGACGTTGAGGCACAATTGAGTCCCGTACTTAGAGACATAGACAGCCGATGGCTTTGCTTGAGGTCTTTCATCGTTAACGCCG aAATTGCGGAATTTATCTTCGTAGACACGACTCCTTTTGTTAATAAGTACTTCACAGATCCGGAAGACCATGTTTATGATTGGAGTGGCATTCAACCCAGAAAATCTTACCTTGCAAATCTCCTCaag GATGTTGATTCAGCTTTGAAAGAATCAACAGCAAAATGGAAAATAGTAGTAGGTCACCACACAATCAAAAGTAGCGGCCATCATGGTAACACTCATGAGCTTAACTTGCAACTCCTCCCAATCCTTCAG GAAAACGAAGTTGATCTTTACATTAATGGGCATGACCATTGCCTGGAACGCATCAGTAGCACCGAGAG TGGAATTCAATTTTTGACAAGTGGAGGGGGCTCAAAGGCATGGAAAGGAGATATTGATTGGTGGAATCCAAAAGAAGATAAATTCTATTACGATGGACAAGGTTTTATGTCGGTTCAAATCACCCCAACCGAAGTTGATGTTGCTTTTTATGATATCTTTGGCAACGTTATCCACAAATGGAGCACTTCCAAACAGCTTTACTCTGCTCTCTAA
- the LOC102618098 gene encoding purple acid phosphatase 8-like has translation MGMQIPFKKLMLLHIIFIACLRLSAAELQRFEHRLKHDGSLSFLVVGDWGRRGSYNQSLVAYQMGLIGEKLEIDFVISTGDNFYEDGLTGEEDPAFLDSFTSIYTAPSLQKQWYNVLGNHDYRGDVEAQLSPVLTRKDSRWLCSRSFILDAEIAEFVFVDTTPFVDEYFEDPGDSTYDWRGVYRRKEYLSDLLKDVDGALKNSKAKWKIVVGHHTIKSAGHHGVTKELLLRLLPILEENNVDMYVNGHDHCLQHISSNGIEFLTSGGGSKAWRGDRNWWSPEELKLYYDGQGFMSVKMTRSEAVVLFYDVHGNILHKWSIPKEPLKAA, from the exons ATGGGCATGCAAATTCCCTTCAAGAAACTTATGCTTCTTCATATAATCTTCATTGCCTGTCTACGGCTATCCGCCGCCGAGCTTCAACGCTTCGAGCACCGGCTAAAGCACGACGGCTCCCTCAGCTTTCTGGTCGTCGGAGATTGGGGAAGAAGAGGATCATACAACCAGTCTCTAGTCGCTTATCAG ATGGGATTAATCGGAGAGAAACTGGAGATAGATTTTGTAATCTCAACTGGGgataatttttatgaagatGGGTTGACAGGAGAGGAGGATCCAGCGTTCTTAGACTCGTTCACCAGCATTTACACTGCTCCAAGCTTGCAAAAGCAGTGGTACAATG TTCTGGGCAACCATGACTACAGAGGCGATGTCGAGGCACAGCTGAGCCCTGTGCTGACTAGAAAGGACAGCAGATGGCTTTGTTCGAGGTCATTTATCCTCGATGCAG aaaTTGCGGAATTTGTCTTTGTGGATACAACTCCATTTGTTGATGAGTACTTTGAAGACCCTGGAGACAGCACCTACGACTGGAGAGGAGTGTACCGGCGCAAAGAATACCTTTCAGATCTCTTAAAG GATGTGGATGGTGCATTGAAGAATTCCAAAGCTAAATGGAAAATAGTAGTTGGTCACCATACAATTAAAAGTGCCGGACACCATGGTGTCACCAAAGAGCTCCTACTTCGGCTTCTCCCAATCCTTGAG GAAAATAATGTAGATATGTACGTGAATGGACACGACCACTGCTTGCAGCATATAAGTAGCAACggaattgaatttttaacaaGTGGAGGAGGCTCTAAGGCTTGGAGAGGTGATAGAAATTGGTGGAGTCCTGAAGAATTGAAGCTCTACTATGATGGTCAAGGTTTTATGTCAGTTAAAATGACTCGATCTGAagctgttgttttattttatgacGTTCATGGTAACATTCTGCACAAATGGAGCATCCCTAAGGAACCGCTCAAGGCTGCTTAG
- the LOC102618387 gene encoding uncharacterized protein LOC102618387 isoform X1, with product MATAETESERRRVIVRNMLSKEECEELELIHKSCSTVGYRPNVFSTTLSHLIATNSSHFIVPFVPIRERLKEKVEEFFGCEFELVIEFTGLISWARGASIGWHCDDNRPYLKQRHFTAVCYLNSYGKDFQGGLFRFQDGETKNFAPSAGDVAMYTADSRNVHSVDEVTHGERLTLTLWFSRDSSHDEDAKLISILSQKLLHRSDKVPQLCLPLPASSNMYWFSPNQASPDELGCNICWARMDVLGYDIYYSQNTSSALDCSELLLEPLQLARGDNLFHQPFANILHALQVVQFFHWKASEFPTSKFETEASKVLHLSQSQKENISNLKSVFVKNNQLAETVFRPVIINEKEQQSFSWANFSAAVTAWEDYIRKLHKQLLNSLPHWRTHQSIFSCPLDESLEGT from the exons ATGGCGACGGCGGAGACGGAGAGTGAGCGAAGGAGAGTAATAGTGAGGAATATGCTGAGCAAGGAGGAATGCGAGGAATTAGAATTGATACACAAGAGCTGCAGCACAGTCGGGTACAGGCCCAACGTATTCTCGACAACACTCTCTCACCTGATCGCCACTAATTCTTCTCACTTCATCGTCCCCTTTGTTCCCATCCGAG AGCGATTGAAAGAAAAGGTCGAGGAATTTTTCGGTTGCGAGTTTGAGCTCGTTATTGAATTCACCGGCTTAATCAg CTGGGCAAGAGGAGCAAGTATTGGATGGCACTGCGATGACAACCGCCCCTATCTCAAACAACGCCACTTTACG gcaGTCTGTTATTTGAATAGTTATGGGAAGGATTTTCAAGGAGGGCTTTTTAGGTTCCAGGATggggaaacaaaaaattttgctCCCTCGGCTGGA GATGTTGCGATGTACACAGCTGACAGCCGCAATGTTCATTCGGTTGATGAG GTAACTCATGGGGAGAGACTTACTCTTACTTTATGGTTCAGTCGTGATAGTTCCCATGATGAGGATGCTAAACTTATTTCCATTCTCTCACAAAAACTTCTCCATAGGTCAGATAAGGTGCCGCAGTTGTGCCTACCATTACCAGCATCAAGTAATATGTACTGGTTTAGTCCCAATCAGGCTTCTCCTGATGAGTTGGGATGTAATATATGCTGGGCAAGAATGGATGTCCTTggttatgatatttattattctcAAAACACAAGCAGCGCCTTGGATTGCTCAGAGCTACTGTTGGAGCCATTGCAATTAGCTAGGGGAGATAACTTGTTCCACCAACCATTTGCCAATATTTTGCATGCACTTCAG GTAGTCCAGTTTTTCCATTGGAAAGCCTCTGAGTTCCCTACTTCCAAATTTGAAACAGAAGCTAGCAAGGTGTTGCACTTATCACAATCACAAAAGGAGAATATTAGCAACCTGAAATCTGTTTTTGTTAAGAATAATCAATTAGCAGAGACTGTGTTCCGTCCTGTGATCATTAATGAGAAGGAGCAGCAGTCCTTCAGCTGGGCCAATTTTTCTGCTGCAGTTACAGCGTGGGAAGATTATATCCGTAAGTTACATAAACAATTACTAAACAGCTTACCACACTGGAGAACTCATCAATCAATTTTCAGCTGTCCATTAGATGAATCTTTAGAAGGAACTTGA
- the LOC102618387 gene encoding uncharacterized protein LOC102618387 isoform X2, with the protein MATAETESERRRVIVRNMLSKEECEELELIHKSCSTVGYRPNVFSTTLSHLIATNSSHFIVPFVPIRERLKEKVEEFFGCEFELVIEFTGLISWARGASIGWHCDDNRPYLKQRHFTDVAMYTADSRNVHSVDEVTHGERLTLTLWFSRDSSHDEDAKLISILSQKLLHRSDKVPQLCLPLPASSNMYWFSPNQASPDELGCNICWARMDVLGYDIYYSQNTSSALDCSELLLEPLQLARGDNLFHQPFANILHALQVVQFFHWKASEFPTSKFETEASKVLHLSQSQKENISNLKSVFVKNNQLAETVFRPVIINEKEQQSFSWANFSAAVTAWEDYIRKLHKQLLNSLPHWRTHQSIFSCPLDESLEGT; encoded by the exons ATGGCGACGGCGGAGACGGAGAGTGAGCGAAGGAGAGTAATAGTGAGGAATATGCTGAGCAAGGAGGAATGCGAGGAATTAGAATTGATACACAAGAGCTGCAGCACAGTCGGGTACAGGCCCAACGTATTCTCGACAACACTCTCTCACCTGATCGCCACTAATTCTTCTCACTTCATCGTCCCCTTTGTTCCCATCCGAG AGCGATTGAAAGAAAAGGTCGAGGAATTTTTCGGTTGCGAGTTTGAGCTCGTTATTGAATTCACCGGCTTAATCAg CTGGGCAAGAGGAGCAAGTATTGGATGGCACTGCGATGACAACCGCCCCTATCTCAAACAACGCCACTTTACG GATGTTGCGATGTACACAGCTGACAGCCGCAATGTTCATTCGGTTGATGAG GTAACTCATGGGGAGAGACTTACTCTTACTTTATGGTTCAGTCGTGATAGTTCCCATGATGAGGATGCTAAACTTATTTCCATTCTCTCACAAAAACTTCTCCATAGGTCAGATAAGGTGCCGCAGTTGTGCCTACCATTACCAGCATCAAGTAATATGTACTGGTTTAGTCCCAATCAGGCTTCTCCTGATGAGTTGGGATGTAATATATGCTGGGCAAGAATGGATGTCCTTggttatgatatttattattctcAAAACACAAGCAGCGCCTTGGATTGCTCAGAGCTACTGTTGGAGCCATTGCAATTAGCTAGGGGAGATAACTTGTTCCACCAACCATTTGCCAATATTTTGCATGCACTTCAG GTAGTCCAGTTTTTCCATTGGAAAGCCTCTGAGTTCCCTACTTCCAAATTTGAAACAGAAGCTAGCAAGGTGTTGCACTTATCACAATCACAAAAGGAGAATATTAGCAACCTGAAATCTGTTTTTGTTAAGAATAATCAATTAGCAGAGACTGTGTTCCGTCCTGTGATCATTAATGAGAAGGAGCAGCAGTCCTTCAGCTGGGCCAATTTTTCTGCTGCAGTTACAGCGTGGGAAGATTATATCCGTAAGTTACATAAACAATTACTAAACAGCTTACCACACTGGAGAACTCATCAATCAATTTTCAGCTGTCCATTAGATGAATCTTTAGAAGGAACTTGA
- the LOC102618872 gene encoding RNA demethylase ALKBH10B, whose amino-acid sequence MAMPEKMQQLPADDPFVMWLRGEFAAANAIIDTLCHHLRVIGEPGEYDFAINCIQQRRCNWNSVLHLQQYFSVSEVMLALQQVAWRKQQRSFDHHHHHQQQHHLNRTKRSAFVKKDFHNNNNNNNHAFDSNSSAFDDKKDVVMKAHDDGSAKSLGNSEITQVGDAEPKAEALDDGCTPGLKENDSQSVQSQNEKQNQSMAAKSFVGTEMVDGKMVNVVDGLKLYEEVSGNSEVSKLVSLVNDLRTAGKRGQIQGPAYVVSKRPIRGHGREVIQLGLPIVDGPPEDEIAAGTSRDRRIEPIPSLLQDVIDRLVGLQIMTVKPDSCIVDVFNEGDHSQPHISPSWFGRPVCILFLTECDMTFGRMIGIDHPGDYRGTLRLSVAPGSLLVMQGKSADIAKHAISSIRKQRILVTFTKSQPKKLTPTDGQRLASPGIAPSPHWGLPPGRPPNHIRHPTGPKHFAPIPTTGVLPAPAIRAQIPPTNGVPPIFVSPPVTPAMPFPAPVPIPPGSTGWTAAPPRHTPPPPPRLPVPGTGVFLPPPGSGGSSSPRQVSSAATEHLIPEMGSQAEKENGSGKSNHETNAPKEKLVGETQGQGCNGSVDGTGSVKAVMKEENQHQSVEDTSVAGKDS is encoded by the exons atggcaaTGCCTGAGAAAATGCAGCAGTTGCCGGCGGACGACCCGTTTGTGATGTGGTTACGGGGCGAGTTTGCGGCGGCGAATGCGATCATCGACACGCTGTGTCATCACCTGCGGGTGATTGGCGAGCCAGGGGAGTACGATTTCGCCATTAACTGCATTCAGCAAAGGAGGTGCAATTGGAACTCGGTGCTTCATTTGCAGCAGTACTTTTCTGTTAGTGAGGTAATGTTGGCTTTGCAACAAGTCGCTTGGAGGAAACAGCAGAGGTCttttgatcatcatcatcatcatcagcaacAGCATCATCTTAATAGAACTAAGAGATCTGCTTTTGTTAAGAAggattttcataataataataataacaacaatcaTGCCTTTGATTCCAATTCGTCAGCTTTCGATGATAAAAAAg ATGTTGTTATGAAAGCTCATGATGATGGAAGCGCAAAGAGTTTAGGAAATTCAGAAATCACCCAGGTTGGTGATGCCGAACCTAAAGCTGAGGCATTGGATGATGGATGCACACCAGGCCTTAAAG AGAATGATTCACAATCCGTCCAAAGTCAGAACGAGAAGCAGAATCAATCTATGGCTGCAAAATCTTTTGTTGGTACAGAGATGGTGGATGGCAAGATG GTAAACGTGGTCGACGGACTGAAATTGTATGAAGAAGTAAGTGGTAATTCAGAAGTTTCAAAACTGGTTTCATTGGTTAATGATTTGAGAACTGCAGGGAAAAGAGGACAAATTCAAG GTCCGGCATATGTGGTCTCAAAGAGGCCCATAAGGGGACATGGAAGAGAGGTGATTCAACTGGGCCTCCCTATTGTAGATGGCCCTCCTGAAGATGAAATTGCAGCAGGGACCTCGAGAG ACCGGAGAATAGAACCCATACCTTCCTTGCTTCAAGATGTTATTGACCGGTTAGTTGGCTTGCAAATCATGACAGTGAAGCCGGACTCTTGCATCGTTGATGTCTTTAATGag GGTGATCACTCACAGCCTCACATTTCACCATCTTGGTTTGGAAGGCCTGTTTGTATCCTGTTCCTGACTGAGTGCGACATGACATTTGGCAGAATGATCGGAATAGACCATCCTGGTGATTATAGAGGCACTCTCAGGCTTTCTGTTGCTCCCGG ATCTCTGCTTGTGATGCAAGGAAAATCTGCAGATATTGCTAAGCATGCAATTTCTTCCATTCGAAAACAACGAATTCTTGTTACCTTTACTAAGTCTCAACCAAAGAAACTGACACCTACTGATGGCCAGCGTCTTGCTTCACCTGGAATAGCCCCATCACCCCACTGGGGTCTGCCACCTGGTAGACCTCCGAATCATATACGCCATCCTACTGGCCCCAAGCATTTTGCACCAATTCCAACAACTGGCGTACTGCCAGCTCCAGCAATTAGGGCACAAATTCCACCAACGAATGGTGTTCCGCCCATTTTTGTTAGCCCACCAGTTACCCCGGCAATGCCTTTTCCTGCACCGGTTCCCATCCCACCTGGTTCAACAGGATGGACTGCAGCACCACCAAGGCATACTCCTCCTCCTCCACCTCGCCTTCCTGTCCCTGGAACCGGGGTTTTCCTTCCTCCACCAGGTTCTGGTGGTTCATCATCTCCTCGACAAGTATCAAGTGCTGCAACTGAGCACTTAATCCCAGAAATGGGTTCCCAagcagagaaagaaaatggttcAGGGAAATCTAATCATGAGACAAATGCTCCAAAAGAGAAATTGGTTGGGGAAACACAAGGGCAAGGCTGCAATGGTAGTGTGGACGGAACTGGTAGTGTTAAAGCAGTGATGAAAGAAGAAAACCAACATCAAAGTGTCGAAGATACTAGTGTAGCAGGCAAGGATAGCTAG